One Brassica napus cultivar Da-Ae chromosome C2, Da-Ae, whole genome shotgun sequence DNA window includes the following coding sequences:
- the LOC106428026 gene encoding protein PECTIC ARABINOGALACTAN SYNTHESIS-RELATED-like isoform X2 encodes MAELHHSSSWKPCTEGRIGGVSGILENDVLPENETNGYVFIHAEGGLNQQRIAFCNAVAVAKIKNAALILLVLKQDQIVKTMETIKRVSPRRALLRGMAQAFGHHKPFR; translated from the exons ATGGCGGAGCTGCATCACTCCAGCTCTTGGAAGCCTTGCACTGAGGGGCGCATTGGTGGAGTCTCTGGTATATTAGAGAATg atgTTCTTCCTGAGAATGAAACAAATGGATATGTTTTCATTCATGCTGAAGGTGGTTTGAATCAGCAGCGGATTGCT ttCTGTAATGCAGTTGCTGTTGCCAAGATTAAGAATGCAGCTCTGATTTTACTAGTACTGAAGCAGGACCAAATCGTTAAG ACAATGGAGACCATCAAAAGAGTGAGTCCGAGAAGGGCTCTATTAAGGGGAATGGCTCAGGCGTTTGGTCACCACAAACCTTTCAGGTAA
- the LOC106428026 gene encoding protein PECTIC ARABINOGALACTAN SYNTHESIS-RELATED-like isoform X1 produces the protein MAELHHSSSWKPCTEGRIGGVSGILENDVLPENETNGYVFIHAEGGLNQQRIAFCNAVAVAKIKNAALILLVLKQDQIVKQTMETIKRVSPRRALLRGMAQAFGHHKPFR, from the exons ATGGCGGAGCTGCATCACTCCAGCTCTTGGAAGCCTTGCACTGAGGGGCGCATTGGTGGAGTCTCTGGTATATTAGAGAATg atgTTCTTCCTGAGAATGAAACAAATGGATATGTTTTCATTCATGCTGAAGGTGGTTTGAATCAGCAGCGGATTGCT ttCTGTAATGCAGTTGCTGTTGCCAAGATTAAGAATGCAGCTCTGATTTTACTAGTACTGAAGCAGGACCAAATCGTTAAG CAGACAATGGAGACCATCAAAAGAGTGAGTCCGAGAAGGGCTCTATTAAGGGGAATGGCTCAGGCGTTTGGTCACCACAAACCTTTCAGGTAA
- the LOC106428026 gene encoding protein PECTIC ARABINOGALACTAN SYNTHESIS-RELATED-like isoform X4 — MAELHHSSSWKPCTEGRIGGVSDVLPENETNGYVFIHAEGGLNQQRIAFCNAVAVAKIKNAALILLVLKQDQIVKTMETIKRVSPRRALLRGMAQAFGHHKPFR; from the exons ATGGCGGAGCTGCATCACTCCAGCTCTTGGAAGCCTTGCACTGAGGGGCGCATTGGTGGAGTCTCTG atgTTCTTCCTGAGAATGAAACAAATGGATATGTTTTCATTCATGCTGAAGGTGGTTTGAATCAGCAGCGGATTGCT ttCTGTAATGCAGTTGCTGTTGCCAAGATTAAGAATGCAGCTCTGATTTTACTAGTACTGAAGCAGGACCAAATCGTTAAG ACAATGGAGACCATCAAAAGAGTGAGTCCGAGAAGGGCTCTATTAAGGGGAATGGCTCAGGCGTTTGGTCACCACAAACCTTTCAGGTAA
- the LOC106428026 gene encoding protein PECTIC ARABINOGALACTAN SYNTHESIS-RELATED-like isoform X3, translating to MAELHHSSSWKPCTEGRIGGVSDVLPENETNGYVFIHAEGGLNQQRIAFCNAVAVAKIKNAALILLVLKQDQIVKQTMETIKRVSPRRALLRGMAQAFGHHKPFR from the exons ATGGCGGAGCTGCATCACTCCAGCTCTTGGAAGCCTTGCACTGAGGGGCGCATTGGTGGAGTCTCTG atgTTCTTCCTGAGAATGAAACAAATGGATATGTTTTCATTCATGCTGAAGGTGGTTTGAATCAGCAGCGGATTGCT ttCTGTAATGCAGTTGCTGTTGCCAAGATTAAGAATGCAGCTCTGATTTTACTAGTACTGAAGCAGGACCAAATCGTTAAG CAGACAATGGAGACCATCAAAAGAGTGAGTCCGAGAAGGGCTCTATTAAGGGGAATGGCTCAGGCGTTTGGTCACCACAAACCTTTCAGGTAA
- the LOC125581971 gene encoding uncharacterized protein LOC125581971, translated as MFGLLKKSKPLQDDVYFPFKTVVEKKQLIFDKRQFASNEFDFVQKQRKRQNRSNDEKWVRSGDRPFTKAKRSNRVVVDQNELQTYASLEKMLHKAIHAIRQLKRKGNTNTSSAPKQQCKSSYLSNSDLKTNEISFDKSKAVKPKSKAHSTRCFKCHRIGHYANKCQKQKPLVTLENENLETEPEKEEPLPIQIPDQTQDLRTNLFEEEGNNVPWFVDQSIGANQHGDQDVLNNLTEVRSSDRTDQTDRPVPRASRLELRLEPRPDDLTDRTTARLPRPTRHSKTHGRARLSLGREETKDGHAFLSGGPSGQSRKRPYLYPVHPSGSDEPGQ; from the exons atgtttggacttctcaaaaaatcaaaaccactacaagatgatgtctactttccttttaaaactgTTGTTGAAAAGAAGCAATTGATTTTTGACAAGAGACAGTTTGCTTCTAACGAATTTGATTTTGTGCAGAAACaaaggaagagacaaaacagGTCCAATGATGAGAAGTGGGTCAGAAGtggtgatcgtcccttcaccaaagccaagagaagcaaccGTGTAGTGGTTGATCAAAACGAGCTTCAAACATATGCTAGTTTGgagaagatgttgcataaggcaATTCATGCTATCCGACAGCTCAAAAGGAAGGGAAACACCAACACTTCTTCGGCACCAAAACAGCAATGTAAGTCTTCTTATCtttcaaattctgatttgaaaactaatgagatttcttttgataaaagcaaAGCTGTGAAACCCAAAAGCAAAGCTCATTCCaccaggtgcttcaaatgccataggATCGGTCATTATGCTAACAAGTGTCAAAAGCAAAAaccgttggtgactttggagaatgAGAACCTTGAAACCGAGCCAGAAAAGGAAGAGCCTTTGCCAATTCAAATACCGGACCAAACTCAAG atttgaggacaaatctttttgaagaggaagggaatAATGTGCCCTGGTTCGTGGATCAGTCCATTGGAGCCAACCAGCATGgagatcaggacgttctgaacaattTGACCGAGGTTCGTTCATCCGACCGTACCGATCAGACTGACCGACCCGTCCCGCGTGCGTCCCGATTGGAGCTTCGGCTAGAACcacgtccagacgacctaaCCGACCGAACCACAGCCCGTCTTCCCCGACCAACTCGACATTCTAAAACCCACGGTCGAGCCAGACTTAGCTTGGGTcgtgaagaaaccaaagacggacatgcattcttatctggcggaccatccggacagtcccgcaagcgtccttatctttaccccgtgcatccatctggttcggatgaacctggacagtag